In Kordia antarctica, the following proteins share a genomic window:
- a CDS encoding transketolase family protein — MKKYTNTGSKDTRSGFGDGLTELGKTNENVVALCADLTGSLKMGDFKNNHPERFFQIGIAEANMIGIAAGMTIGGKIPFTGTFANFSTGRVYDQIRQSVAYSDKNVKICASHAGITLGEDGATHQILEDLGLMKMLPGMTVINTCDYNQTKAATLAIADFQGPVYLRFGRPKVANFTPADQKFEIGKAVQLTEGTDVTIIATGHLVWEALQAAETLEAEGISAEVINIHTIKPLDEEAILTSVAKTGCVVTAEEHNFLGGLGESVARTLALNTPTPQEFVATQDTFGESGTPAQLMEKYGLNAASIVKASQKVIKRK; from the coding sequence ATGAAAAAATATACAAATACAGGAAGTAAAGATACACGATCAGGTTTTGGAGATGGATTAACGGAGCTTGGAAAGACAAATGAAAATGTAGTTGCATTATGTGCAGATTTGACAGGATCGTTGAAAATGGGCGATTTTAAAAATAATCATCCAGAGCGTTTTTTCCAAATCGGAATTGCAGAAGCAAATATGATCGGAATTGCAGCAGGAATGACCATTGGCGGAAAGATTCCGTTTACAGGAACGTTTGCTAACTTTTCTACGGGAAGAGTGTATGACCAAATTCGTCAATCAGTTGCGTATTCTGATAAGAATGTAAAAATTTGTGCTTCGCATGCAGGAATTACGTTAGGAGAAGATGGCGCGACACATCAAATTTTAGAAGATTTAGGTTTGATGAAAATGTTGCCTGGAATGACTGTTATCAACACTTGTGATTACAATCAAACTAAAGCTGCGACATTAGCAATTGCAGATTTTCAAGGACCAGTTTATTTACGTTTCGGTCGCCCGAAAGTAGCAAACTTTACGCCTGCCGATCAAAAATTTGAGATTGGAAAAGCAGTTCAATTAACTGAAGGAACTGATGTAACGATCATCGCAACGGGACATTTGGTTTGGGAAGCGTTACAAGCTGCGGAAACGTTAGAAGCGGAAGGAATTTCTGCGGAAGTGATTAATATTCACACCATTAAACCTTTAGACGAAGAAGCAATTTTAACATCTGTTGCAAAAACAGGTTGTGTAGTAACTGCAGAAGAACATAACTTTTTAGGTGGATTGGGCGAAAGTGTTGCGCGTACGTTAGCACTAAACACGCCAACGCCACAAGAATTTGTAGCCACACAAGATACGTTTGGAGAATCAGGAACGCCAGCACAATTAATGGAAAAGTATGGTTTAAATGCGGCTTCTATTGTGAAAGCATCTCAAAAAGTAATTAAGAGAAAATAA
- a CDS encoding transketolase — MSDNKSLENIVTQVRRDILRMVHKVNSGHPGGSLGCAEFLVTLFNDTMKLKDGFDMDGKEEDVFFLSNGHISPVIYSVLAHRGYFPVKELNTFRLLNSRLQGHPTTHEGLPGIRIASGSLGQGMSVAIGTALTKKLNGDDHLVYSLHGDGELQEGQNWEAIMYAAGNKVDNYIATIDYNKKQIDGATDDVLPLGSLRAKFEAFDWDVLEIEKGNDIQAIKDGLAEAKARTGKGKPVCILLHTEMGNGVDFMMGTHAWHGKAPSDEQLESALAQNPETLGDY; from the coding sequence ATGTCTGATAACAAATCATTAGAAAACATAGTCACTCAAGTACGTAGAGATATCTTGAGAATGGTACACAAAGTAAATTCTGGACATCCAGGAGGTTCTTTAGGATGTGCTGAATTTTTAGTTACACTCTTTAATGATACCATGAAACTGAAAGACGGTTTCGATATGGACGGAAAAGAAGAAGATGTTTTCTTTTTGTCTAATGGTCATATTTCGCCAGTAATTTATAGCGTTTTGGCTCATCGTGGTTATTTTCCTGTGAAAGAATTAAACACGTTTCGTTTGCTAAATTCGCGCTTGCAAGGACATCCAACTACGCATGAAGGTTTACCTGGAATTCGTATTGCTTCTGGTTCATTAGGACAAGGAATGTCGGTTGCGATTGGAACAGCGTTGACGAAAAAGTTAAATGGAGACGATCATTTAGTGTATTCTTTACATGGAGATGGCGAATTGCAAGAAGGACAAAATTGGGAAGCAATCATGTATGCAGCTGGAAATAAAGTTGACAATTACATCGCTACGATTGATTATAACAAGAAGCAAATTGATGGTGCAACCGACGATGTTTTGCCTTTAGGTTCGCTTCGTGCGAAGTTTGAAGCCTTTGATTGGGACGTTTTAGAAATTGAAAAAGGAAACGATATTCAAGCAATAAAAGATGGTTTGGCAGAAGCTAAAGCTAGAACTGGAAAAGGAAAACCTGTGTGTATTTTGTTACATACAGAAATGGGGAATGGTGTTGATTTTATGATGGGAACTCACGCCTGGCACGGAAAAGCGCCTAGCGATGAACAATTAGAAAGTGCATTGGCTCAAAACCCAGAAACGTTAGGTGATTATTAA
- a CDS encoding ligand-binding sensor domain-containing protein produces the protein MNKTYFYLQTLLLVTILIFASSCNGQGKISKENKSISEPIKYDAGDVTTNGLLDKAGNMWFTTTKEGVFRYDGTNFTNFTEKDGLCSNSVNSVIQDNKGILWFATAKGLCSYDGINFVNIPLPKGTSQDVSPETGFPSSETETILSIIKDRKDDFWLGTDASGAYHFDGKTFTSYLKFKGRLQPPTNEIYNNCIQSIVEDDDGNIWFTSQTHGGISKYDGKVFTHFTKDDGLPDDMIFSSFKDKDGNLWFGTLDNGLISYKNGSFNYFNETDGLNNNMVSCFYQDKTGKLWIGSFRESTVSWFDGENFTSIPFDKKQKLVEIRFITEDKDGNIWFGGRYGILWKYDGKLLTDFTQQKRF, from the coding sequence ATGAACAAAACGTATTTCTACTTACAAACTTTGCTATTGGTAACTATTTTGATTTTTGCATCTTCTTGCAATGGACAAGGAAAAATTTCCAAAGAAAATAAAAGTATAAGTGAACCTATCAAATATGACGCAGGAGATGTGACTACAAATGGCTTGTTAGACAAAGCTGGAAATATGTGGTTTACAACAACAAAGGAAGGCGTTTTTCGATATGATGGAACCAATTTCACAAATTTCACGGAGAAAGATGGACTTTGTTCTAACTCAGTCAATTCGGTAATTCAGGACAACAAAGGCATTTTGTGGTTTGCAACTGCCAAAGGATTGTGTAGTTATGATGGAATTAATTTTGTTAACATTCCACTTCCCAAAGGAACTTCCCAAGATGTATCGCCTGAAACTGGATTTCCAAGTTCGGAAACGGAAACTATTCTATCTATAATTAAAGACAGAAAAGACGATTTTTGGTTAGGCACCGATGCAAGCGGAGCATATCATTTTGATGGGAAAACATTTACATCATATCTAAAATTTAAAGGACGATTGCAACCGCCAACTAATGAAATTTATAACAATTGTATTCAAAGCATCGTTGAAGATGATGACGGAAATATCTGGTTTACGTCACAAACACACGGAGGAATCAGTAAATATGATGGAAAAGTGTTCACGCATTTCACAAAAGACGATGGACTTCCAGATGATATGATTTTTTCAAGTTTCAAAGATAAAGATGGCAACTTATGGTTTGGAACGTTGGATAATGGTTTGATTTCTTACAAAAATGGTTCGTTCAATTACTTCAATGAAACTGACGGACTCAATAATAACATGGTTTCTTGTTTCTATCAAGACAAAACAGGAAAACTTTGGATCGGTAGTTTCAGAGAAAGTACGGTTTCGTGGTTTGATGGAGAAAATTTCACTTCAATTCCTTTTGATAAAAAACAAAAACTTGTCGAAATACGGTTTATTACCGAAGACAAAGATGGAAATATTTGGTTCGGCGGCAGATATGGTATTTTGTGGAAATATGATGGAAAGCTCTTAACTGATTTCACGCAACAAAAGAGGTTTTGA
- a CDS encoding type II toxin-antitoxin system RelE/ParE family toxin, with product MTFKIIWSAFAETQLDEIYKYYEKKASPRIAKKLLNEIINEPDKLKEAPHIGQEEELLKQRKIQYRYLVYKNYKLIYTVDIEYRFIRIADVFDTRQNPPKLKRTK from the coding sequence ATGACATTTAAAATTATTTGGTCTGCATTCGCTGAAACTCAACTTGATGAAATCTATAAGTATTACGAAAAGAAAGCGAGTCCAAGGATTGCTAAAAAACTTCTCAATGAAATTATCAATGAGCCAGATAAGTTAAAAGAAGCTCCACATATTGGACAAGAAGAAGAATTACTTAAACAAAGAAAAATTCAGTATCGCTATTTAGTTTACAAAAACTACAAACTGATTTACACTGTAGATATAGAATATAGATTTATACGAATTGCAGATGTTTTTGATACGCGTCAAAATCCACCAAAATTGAAGCGAACAAAATAA
- the tgt gene encoding tRNA guanosine(34) transglycosylase Tgt yields MKFDLLAKDPGSKARAATLTTDHGTIETPIFMPVGTIGTVKGVHQRELKEDINPDIILSNTYHLYLRPHTEILEKAGGLHKFMNWDRNILTDSGGYQVYSLSENRKIKEAGVKFKSHIDGSFHFFTPENVMEIQRTIGADIIMAFDECTPYPCDYKYAKRSMHMTHRWLDRCISHLEKLPFKYGHSQAFFPIVQGSTYKDLRKQSAEFIASRDAVGNAIGGLSVGEPAEEMYAMTDVVCSILPEDKPRYLMGVGTPINILENIALGVDMFDCVMPTRNARNGMLFTAHGSINIKNKKWEDDFSPIDEMAITYVDTEYSKAYLRHLFTVNELLGKQIATIHNLGFYLWLTREARKHILAGDFNTWKNMMVKQMDKRL; encoded by the coding sequence ATGAAATTTGACTTATTAGCAAAAGACCCCGGAAGTAAAGCAAGAGCAGCAACACTAACCACCGATCATGGAACGATAGAAACACCTATTTTCATGCCAGTTGGAACCATTGGAACTGTAAAAGGAGTGCATCAACGGGAACTAAAAGAAGATATCAATCCCGATATTATTCTCTCAAATACCTATCATTTATACTTAAGACCACACACAGAAATTCTTGAAAAAGCTGGCGGATTGCACAAATTCATGAATTGGGACAGAAACATTCTAACCGATTCTGGCGGATATCAAGTCTATTCACTCTCTGAAAACAGAAAAATAAAAGAAGCTGGTGTAAAATTCAAATCGCACATTGATGGTTCATTTCATTTCTTTACGCCTGAAAATGTAATGGAAATTCAACGTACCATCGGAGCAGATATTATCATGGCTTTTGACGAATGTACACCTTATCCATGTGATTACAAATACGCAAAACGTTCCATGCACATGACGCATCGTTGGTTGGACAGATGTATCAGTCACTTAGAAAAATTACCTTTCAAATACGGACATAGTCAAGCGTTTTTCCCAATAGTTCAAGGAAGTACGTATAAAGACTTACGTAAACAATCAGCAGAATTTATTGCTTCGCGCGATGCTGTCGGAAATGCAATTGGCGGATTATCAGTTGGAGAACCTGCAGAAGAAATGTACGCAATGACAGATGTTGTATGTTCCATTCTTCCAGAAGACAAACCTCGATATCTAATGGGCGTTGGTACGCCAATAAATATCTTAGAAAACATCGCTTTAGGAGTTGACATGTTCGATTGTGTCATGCCAACACGTAACGCCAGAAACGGAATGTTATTCACGGCGCATGGAAGTATCAACATCAAAAACAAAAAGTGGGAAGATGATTTTTCTCCCATTGACGAAATGGCAATTACGTATGTAGATACGGAATATTCAAAAGCATATTTACGTCACTTATTTACGGTAAATGAATTGCTGGGAAAACAAATTGCAACAATTCACAACCTTGGATTCTATTTGTGGTTGACACGTGAAGCTAGAAAACATATCTTAGCGGGAGATTTTAACACGTGGAAGAATATGATGGTAAAACAAATGGATAAACGTCTATAG
- a CDS encoding LptF/LptG family permease gives MKILDWYIIKKYLTTFFVMLLLFIPIGIMVDISENIDKMLSSEAPTDEIIYYYFNFVIYFANLLFPIFLFLSVIWFTSKLANDTEIIAILSSGVSYVRFLRPFIVAASVVAIFAFIMGMYIVPNASRGFNEFRFEYIKKGKTKLRDNAEIYKQVTTNDFIYLKSFSFESKRGDNFTLEHFEDNVLKYKMEARSIKYNEEDSTYTLRGYKKRIIGALNDSLVNVRKFDTIFPFEIEDLTPVTYMAETLNYQELDKFIEKERQSGSPNVNIHLLVKYKRWSLPITAFILTIIAVAVSSMKRRGGMGVNLAFGISIAFIYIFFDKIFGTMAEKSGFSPMMAVWVPNLVFGVLALYLLYNARR, from the coding sequence ATGAAAATATTAGATTGGTATATCATTAAAAAATATCTAACGACATTCTTCGTAATGTTATTACTATTTATCCCAATTGGGATTATGGTTGATATTTCTGAAAACATTGATAAAATGTTATCTTCAGAAGCGCCAACAGACGAAATTATATATTACTATTTCAATTTTGTCATCTACTTTGCGAATCTATTATTTCCAATATTCTTATTCCTTTCGGTAATTTGGTTTACCTCAAAACTAGCCAATGACACTGAAATTATTGCCATACTAAGTTCGGGAGTTTCGTATGTACGTTTCTTGCGTCCATTTATAGTTGCAGCTTCTGTAGTGGCTATATTTGCTTTTATCATGGGAATGTACATCGTTCCAAATGCAAGTAGAGGGTTCAACGAGTTCCGATTTGAATACATAAAAAAAGGTAAAACAAAATTACGAGACAACGCAGAAATTTATAAACAGGTTACTACAAATGATTTTATCTATCTAAAAAGCTTCAGTTTTGAAAGTAAACGTGGCGACAACTTTACCTTAGAGCATTTTGAAGACAATGTATTGAAATATAAAATGGAAGCACGTTCTATCAAATATAATGAAGAAGATAGTACATATACATTACGTGGCTACAAAAAACGAATTATTGGTGCGCTAAATGATAGTTTGGTCAACGTACGAAAATTTGATACCATATTTCCGTTTGAAATAGAAGATTTAACGCCTGTAACCTACATGGCGGAAACGTTGAACTATCAAGAATTAGACAAATTCATTGAAAAAGAAAGACAATCAGGTTCGCCAAATGTGAACATACACTTATTAGTAAAATACAAACGTTGGAGTTTACCAATTACCGCCTTTATCCTTACCATTATTGCGGTTGCGGTTTCTTCAATGAAACGTAGAGGCGGAATGGGCGTAAACCTAGCTTTCGGAATTTCAATTGCGTTTATATACATTTTCTTTGATAAAATATTCGGAACAATGGCAGAGAAATCAGGTTTCTCTCCAATGATGGCAGTTTGGGTTCCTAATCTTGTCTTTGGTGTATTAGCACTATATTTACTCTACAATGCTAGGCGATAA
- a CDS encoding DMT family transporter — translation MLGDKLKNYAHLHLLVFIAGFTAILGKLITIKAIPLVWFRMLIAGLLMFGFIKIYKIKLKIPLKTFIKFGIAGIVVALHWITFFGAIDVSNVSITLVMFSTGAFFASFIEPIVYRRKIIWYEIIFGIIVIIGVSIIINTEFQYINGIILGVISAFLSSLFAVINGKFVENHNASTISFYEFICGVVFISIYLAFAADGFLQEDFFFLSTNDWIYISILASVCTAYAFIGSVHIMRYISPYTVVLTYNLEIVYGIVLAIILFPIDEKMSPGFYYGSVLVVATVVANGILKNKRKRKSAKGIEVS, via the coding sequence ATGCTAGGCGATAAACTCAAAAACTACGCACATCTTCATCTTTTGGTTTTCATTGCTGGTTTTACAGCAATATTAGGAAAACTCATTACCATAAAAGCAATTCCGCTCGTTTGGTTTCGGATGTTAATTGCAGGTTTATTAATGTTTGGATTTATTAAAATATATAAGATCAAACTAAAAATACCACTCAAAACATTTATCAAATTTGGAATTGCAGGAATTGTAGTCGCTTTACATTGGATTACGTTTTTTGGCGCCATTGATGTTTCTAATGTGTCCATTACGTTGGTTATGTTTTCCACAGGAGCATTTTTTGCATCGTTCATAGAACCAATTGTATACCGACGAAAAATTATTTGGTATGAAATCATCTTTGGAATCATCGTAATCATTGGTGTTTCTATCATTATCAACACAGAATTTCAATACATTAATGGAATCATACTTGGCGTAATTTCAGCATTTCTCTCCTCATTATTTGCAGTAATAAACGGGAAATTTGTAGAAAATCACAATGCATCCACCATTTCATTCTATGAATTTATTTGCGGCGTTGTATTTATATCTATCTATTTAGCCTTTGCGGCAGATGGTTTTCTGCAAGAAGACTTCTTCTTTTTAAGCACAAACGATTGGATCTACATTTCTATATTGGCTTCTGTTTGTACGGCATATGCATTTATTGGATCTGTTCATATCATGCGCTACATCAGTCCATATACAGTTGTATTAACTTATAATTTAGAAATTGTATACGGAATTGTATTAGCAATCATATTATTCCCAATAGACGAAAAAATGAGCCCAGGATTTTACTACGGAAGCGTACTCGTTGTAGCAACTGTAGTAGCAAATGGAATCCTAAAAAACAAACGAAAAAGAAAATCCGCTAAAGGCATTGAAGTTTCCTAA
- a CDS encoding acetyl-CoA carboxylase carboxyltransferase subunit alpha encodes MEYLDFELPIKELEEQLTKCVAIGHESDIDVTETCQQIQKKLAVTKKDIYKNLSAWQRVQLSRHPNRPYTLDYINALCGETFLEMHGDRNVKDDKAMIGGLGKIGDQSYMFIGQQKGYNTKTRQYRNFGMANPEGYRKALRLMKSAEKFGIPVVTLIDTPGAYPGLEAEERGQGEAIARNILEMTRLKVPIIAVIIGEGASGGALGIGVGDRVLMLENAWYSVISPENCSSILWRSWEHKEKAADALKLTATDAMKLKVIDEIVKEPLGGAHTDREGAFIAVRDAIVANYDKLKNLSQVDLVSSRMDKYSKMGEFKG; translated from the coding sequence ATGGAATATTTAGATTTTGAGCTACCTATAAAAGAATTAGAAGAACAACTGACAAAGTGTGTTGCTATTGGTCATGAAAGTGATATTGATGTAACAGAAACATGTCAGCAAATCCAGAAAAAATTAGCAGTTACTAAGAAAGATATCTACAAAAACCTATCTGCTTGGCAACGTGTGCAACTATCGCGTCATCCAAACAGACCATATACATTAGATTACATCAATGCGTTATGCGGCGAGACGTTCTTAGAAATGCATGGCGATCGGAATGTAAAAGACGACAAAGCTATGATTGGTGGACTTGGTAAAATCGGCGATCAATCATATATGTTTATTGGTCAACAAAAAGGATACAATACTAAAACACGACAATACCGTAACTTCGGAATGGCAAATCCAGAAGGATATCGCAAAGCATTGCGCTTAATGAAATCTGCTGAAAAATTTGGAATTCCTGTGGTAACGTTAATTGACACTCCAGGAGCATATCCTGGATTGGAAGCGGAAGAACGCGGACAAGGAGAAGCAATTGCTAGAAACATTCTTGAAATGACACGTTTAAAAGTGCCAATTATCGCCGTAATTATTGGTGAAGGCGCTTCTGGTGGAGCTTTAGGAATTGGTGTTGGAGACAGAGTTTTAATGCTCGAAAACGCTTGGTATTCTGTAATATCTCCTGAAAACTGTTCGTCTATCTTATGGCGTAGTTGGGAACACAAGGAAAAAGCAGCAGACGCACTAAAATTAACGGCTACGGACGCAATGAAACTTAAAGTAATTGACGAAATAGTCAAAGAACCTCTTGGCGGCGCACATACTGACAGAGAAGGAGCTTTTATAGCTGTCAGAGATGCCATTGTTGCAAATTATGACAAATTAAAAAACTTATCACAAGTAGATTTAGTGAGTTCGCGTATGGACAAGTATTCTAAAATGGGCGAATTCAAAGGATAA
- the dnaB gene encoding replicative DNA helicase has translation MENVNPKQSYKTDKSNLISLEKGKLPPQAVDLEEVVLGAMMIDKKGVDEVIDILSPEAFYKQANKLVFEAIFQLFENSEPIDLLTVSSQLRKNANLDKVGGDFYLISLTQKVSSSAHIEFHARIILQKFIQRSLIKISNEIIEDAYDETTDVFSLLDKAESRLYEVTQGNIKKSSETAQSLVIQAKKKIEEISNKDGLSGVPTGFHKLDKLTSGWQPSDLIIIAARPGMGKTALTLSMARNIAVDQNIPVAFFSLEMASVQLITRLISSETGLSSEKLRTGKLAKHEWEQLNVKVKGLEKAPLFIDDTPSLSIFDLRAKARRLASQHGIKMIMIDYLQLMTAGGSQKGGNREQEISTISRNLKALAKELAIPVIALSQLSRAVETRGGSKRPLLSDLRESGAIEQDADIVSFIYRPEYYKIDEWDDDERSPTDGQAELIVAKHRNGGLDNIRLKFIGHLGKFDNLETFDSPFEFQSKLNDAANDDTLRTDNLPSADEAFGSSMNDDFDDNEVPF, from the coding sequence ATGGAAAATGTCAACCCTAAGCAATCATATAAAACCGATAAAAGTAACCTAATAAGTCTTGAGAAAGGTAAATTACCGCCACAAGCCGTCGATTTAGAAGAAGTTGTACTTGGTGCAATGATGATTGATAAAAAAGGTGTGGATGAGGTTATTGATATTTTAAGTCCAGAAGCATTCTACAAACAAGCCAATAAACTCGTTTTTGAAGCGATCTTTCAATTATTCGAAAACTCAGAACCAATTGACTTATTAACAGTATCATCACAACTCCGTAAAAACGCAAATTTAGATAAAGTTGGTGGCGATTTTTATTTAATTTCGCTTACGCAGAAAGTGTCATCTTCGGCGCACATTGAATTTCACGCACGTATCATCTTGCAGAAATTCATTCAGCGTAGCTTAATTAAAATCTCCAATGAAATTATTGAAGATGCTTATGATGAAACTACTGATGTTTTCTCACTATTAGACAAAGCAGAATCACGTTTATACGAAGTAACGCAAGGAAACATTAAAAAATCTTCTGAAACGGCACAAAGTTTAGTAATTCAAGCAAAGAAAAAAATTGAAGAAATTTCCAATAAAGATGGTTTAAGTGGTGTTCCTACTGGTTTTCATAAATTAGATAAATTAACTTCTGGATGGCAACCGAGTGATTTAATTATCATCGCAGCTCGTCCAGGTATGGGAAAAACGGCATTAACCTTGTCGATGGCAAGAAATATTGCCGTTGATCAAAATATTCCTGTTGCTTTCTTCTCTCTGGAGATGGCTTCTGTTCAGTTAATAACACGTTTAATTTCCTCAGAAACAGGATTGTCTTCTGAAAAATTACGTACAGGGAAATTAGCAAAACACGAATGGGAACAATTAAACGTAAAAGTAAAAGGACTTGAAAAAGCACCTTTATTTATTGATGATACACCTTCGCTTTCCATCTTTGATTTACGTGCAAAAGCGCGTCGTTTGGCATCGCAACACGGAATCAAAATGATTATGATTGATTATTTACAGTTAATGACGGCTGGAGGAAGTCAAAAAGGAGGAAACCGTGAACAGGAAATCTCAACCATTTCGCGAAACCTTAAAGCATTAGCAAAAGAATTAGCGATTCCTGTAATTGCATTATCGCAGTTATCACGTGCGGTAGAAACGCGTGGAGGAAGCAAAAGACCGTTACTTTCAGATTTACGTGAATCGGGAGCAATTGAGCAAGATGCGGATATTGTATCCTTTATTTATCGTCCAGAATATTATAAAATTGACGAATGGGATGATGATGAACGTTCGCCAACTGATGGACAAGCAGAATTAATTGTGGCAAAACACAGAAATGGTGGTTTGGATAATATTCGATTAAAATTTATTGGACATTTAGGGAAGTTTGACAACTTAGAAACTTTTGATTCACCATTTGAATTTCAATCAAAATTAAATGATGCTGCAAATGATGACACCTTACGAACCGATAATTTGCCAAGTGCGGACGAAGCGTTCGGAAGTTCTATGAATGACGATTTTGATGATAATGAAGTTCCGTTTTAA
- a CDS encoding asparagine synthetase B, with the protein MPLKLKSILTLFILFISISVHASYILIPMDSDSQKDHLKAYGITYWSLEKKIKVKWLLNYRGGSFLLPAIDAIEKECKIRGVSYEIMSDAKTNAMLEEIASPSKNQEAVILERAPKVAVYSPKGNVPWDDAVTMVLTYAEIPYEVVYDEEVLADDLIKYDWLHLHHEDFTGQYGKFYGMYRSAPWYIREKQDAEALAKKLGYSKVSEEKRDVALKIRDYVIGGGFIFAMCSATDSFDIALAAEGVDICEPMFDGDVSDRNYQSKIDYSKTFAFTDFELERSPTKYEFSSIDMTAKRRIAKEADYFTLMDFSAKWDPIPTMLCQNHTALVKAFMGQTTSFDRSQIKPSVLILGENRTNGEGRYIHGIKGKGFFTFYGGHDPEDYQHRVGDPKTELELHPNSPGYRLILNNILFPAAKKKKQKT; encoded by the coding sequence ATTCCTTTGAAACTGAAAAGCATACTTACACTATTCATACTCTTTATTTCCATCAGCGTTCACGCGTCTTATATTTTAATTCCGATGGATTCAGACTCACAAAAAGATCACTTAAAAGCCTACGGAATTACCTATTGGTCGCTTGAAAAAAAGATCAAAGTAAAATGGTTGCTCAATTATCGTGGCGGTTCTTTTTTATTGCCAGCAATTGATGCCATTGAAAAAGAATGTAAAATTCGTGGTGTTTCTTATGAAATCATGTCAGATGCAAAAACCAACGCCATGTTGGAAGAAATTGCGAGTCCAAGTAAAAATCAAGAAGCTGTAATCTTAGAAAGAGCGCCAAAAGTTGCTGTATATTCTCCGAAAGGAAATGTGCCTTGGGACGATGCGGTTACAATGGTTTTGACGTATGCGGAAATTCCGTATGAAGTTGTGTATGACGAAGAAGTATTAGCAGATGATTTAATTAAATACGATTGGTTGCACTTGCATCATGAAGATTTTACAGGACAATATGGTAAATTTTACGGAATGTATCGTTCGGCACCTTGGTACATTCGCGAGAAGCAAGACGCAGAAGCATTGGCAAAAAAGTTGGGCTACAGTAAAGTTTCAGAAGAAAAACGCGATGTTGCATTAAAAATTCGTGATTATGTAATTGGTGGCGGATTTATCTTTGCAATGTGCAGTGCTACGGATAGTTTTGATATTGCGCTTGCCGCAGAAGGTGTAGATATTTGCGAGCCAATGTTTGATGGCGATGTTTCGGATAGAAATTATCAAAGTAAAATTGATTATTCTAAAACATTTGCGTTTACAGATTTCGAATTAGAAAGAAGTCCAACAAAATATGAGTTTTCTTCCATTGATATGACAGCCAAAAGAAGAATTGCGAAAGAAGCAGATTATTTTACATTAATGGACTTTTCGGCAAAATGGGATCCAATTCCAACGATGTTATGTCAAAATCACACTGCTTTGGTAAAAGCATTCATGGGACAAACCACCAGTTTTGATCGTTCTCAAATAAAACCATCAGTTTTAATATTAGGAGAAAACAGAACAAACGGCGAAGGTCGATATATTCACGGAATCAAAGGAAAAGGATTTTTTACTTTTTACGGCGGACACGATCCTGAAGATTATCAACACAGAGTTGGCGATCCAAAAACGGAATTGGAATTACATCCAAATTCTCCTGGGTATCGATTAATTCTGAACAATATTTTATTTCCAGCAGCTAAAAAGAAGAAGCAAAAAACTTGA